Proteins from one Brevibacillus humidisoli genomic window:
- a CDS encoding NADH-quinone oxidoreductase subunit D, which produces MRTEPTTLSTAISPDTGIRTEEMLLNVGPQHPSTHGVFRLVVKIDGETITEAIPVIGYLHRGTEKLAEDLNYTQIIPYTDRLDYVSAMTNNYVLCHAVETMMGLEIPERAQYLRLIAMELNRVASHLVWWGTYLLDIGAMSPFLYAFRDREMILDLFNELCGARMTFNYMRVGGVKWDAPPGWIDKVKEFIQYMKKQLPSYHNLVTGNEIFISRLRGIGTFDAKMALDYSLSGVMLRSTGIKWDLRKDEPYCIYDRFDFDVPVATEGDCLSRYHLRMAEIEQSLRILEQAVEQFPSEGEVMGKVPRVIRPPAGETFVRIESPRGEIGVYIASQGKDKPWRLKFRRPSFNNLQILPTLLKGENIANMVAILGSIDIVLGEVDA; this is translated from the coding sequence ATGCGAACCGAACCGACGACGCTTTCCACTGCGATTTCGCCCGACACCGGCATTCGTACCGAAGAGATGCTGCTAAATGTAGGGCCGCAGCATCCGAGTACGCATGGCGTGTTTCGTTTAGTCGTAAAAATAGATGGGGAGACGATTACCGAAGCAATCCCAGTGATCGGCTACCTGCATCGCGGAACGGAAAAACTGGCTGAGGATCTCAACTACACGCAAATCATTCCGTATACCGATCGCCTCGATTACGTGTCGGCCATGACCAACAATTATGTGTTGTGTCATGCGGTAGAGACGATGATGGGATTGGAAATACCGGAGCGAGCCCAGTACCTGCGGCTGATTGCGATGGAGTTGAACCGTGTGGCAAGCCACCTCGTCTGGTGGGGGACTTACCTCTTGGACATCGGAGCGATGAGTCCGTTTCTTTATGCCTTCCGCGACCGCGAGATGATTCTAGACTTGTTTAACGAACTGTGCGGCGCACGGATGACGTTTAATTACATGCGCGTAGGAGGTGTCAAATGGGATGCTCCGCCTGGCTGGATCGACAAGGTAAAAGAGTTCATTCAGTATATGAAAAAGCAATTGCCCAGTTATCACAATCTGGTCACCGGCAACGAAATTTTTATCAGTCGTTTGCGGGGCATCGGGACTTTTGATGCCAAGATGGCACTTGACTACTCCCTATCCGGTGTGATGCTGCGCAGTACCGGCATCAAGTGGGACCTTCGCAAAGATGAACCCTACTGCATTTACGACCGGTTTGACTTTGACGTGCCGGTGGCGACGGAGGGTGACTGTCTCTCCCGCTACCACCTGCGCATGGCGGAAATCGAACAGTCCCTGCGTATTTTGGAGCAGGCGGTGGAACAGTTCCCGTCAGAAGGCGAGGTTATGGGGAAAGTACCGCGCGTGATTCGTCCGCCTGCAGGGGAGACATTTGTGCGAATTGAATCGCCGCGCGGAGAGATCGGTGTCTACATTGCCAGCCAGGGAAAAGACAAACCATGGCGGCTCAAGTTCCGTCGTCCGTCTTTTAACAACCTGCAAATCCTCCCGACACTGCTGAAAGGAGAAAACATCGCGAACATGGTAGCGATTCTCGGCAGTATTGATATTGTACTTGGGGAGGTGGACGCGTGA
- the nuoH gene encoding NADH-quinone oxidoreductase subunit NuoH yields the protein MMEQLLQQTPGLQNILLFAVAAVALLLVVLGFVTYAIYFERKVIGWMQLRIGPNRVGPLGLLQTVADVAKLLLKEDTRPKHADKALFALAPVLAYAPAFAVLAVMPFTDTLHFADLGIGILYYIALSGITVLGVITAGWASNNKYSLIGGLRSAAQMISYEVPLVMSVVGIVLMTGSLNLKEIVLAQQDVWNIVPQFLGFVVFIIAAQAELNRTPFDLPEAESELVAGYHVEYSGFRFAMFMLAEYVYMFGMGTLVTILFLGGWLPIHPALDFIPPVIWFILKFSLYVFFQFWLRATMPRLRADQLMSFAWKGLLPLALINIMLTALFVSYQSGMM from the coding sequence GTGATGGAACAGTTGCTGCAACAAACACCTGGATTGCAGAACATATTGCTGTTTGCCGTTGCGGCAGTGGCTTTGCTGCTCGTCGTACTTGGTTTCGTCACTTACGCGATCTATTTTGAGCGCAAGGTGATCGGCTGGATGCAGCTGCGGATTGGGCCTAACCGGGTTGGACCGCTAGGGCTTTTGCAGACCGTGGCAGACGTAGCCAAGCTGCTGCTCAAGGAAGACACTCGTCCCAAACACGCCGACAAGGCATTGTTTGCGCTGGCGCCAGTGCTTGCTTACGCCCCTGCTTTTGCCGTGCTGGCAGTGATGCCATTTACGGATACATTGCATTTTGCTGATCTCGGGATTGGTATCCTGTACTACATCGCGCTCTCCGGGATTACTGTACTTGGTGTGATAACGGCCGGCTGGGCCTCCAACAACAAGTACTCTTTGATCGGGGGACTGCGTTCGGCGGCGCAGATGATCAGTTACGAAGTGCCGCTGGTTATGTCGGTAGTTGGCATTGTCCTGATGACGGGAAGTCTCAATCTGAAAGAGATCGTGCTGGCTCAGCAGGATGTGTGGAACATTGTGCCGCAATTTCTCGGGTTTGTCGTGTTTATCATCGCAGCCCAAGCCGAGCTGAACCGGACCCCGTTTGACCTGCCGGAAGCAGAGTCGGAGTTGGTCGCCGGTTATCACGTCGAGTACTCCGGTTTCCGCTTCGCGATGTTCATGCTGGCGGAATACGTCTACATGTTTGGGATGGGGACGTTGGTTACGATCCTGTTCCTCGGTGGATGGCTTCCGATCCATCCGGCACTTGACTTCATACCGCCAGTTATCTGGTTTATCTTGAAGTTTTCGCTCTATGTATTTTTCCAGTTCTGGCTGCGCGCGACCATGCCGCGCCTGCGGGCCGACCAGTTGATGAGCTTCGCCTGGAAAGGATTGCTCCCGCTTGCGTTAATTAACATCATGCTGACCGCGCTGTTTGTCTCCTACCAGTCTGGTATGATGTAA
- the nuoK gene encoding NADH-quinone oxidoreductase subunit NuoK, with translation MIFEVSLPLYLLIALILFSIGLYGALTKRNAIVVLLSIELMLNAVNINLVAFAKYGLYASITGQIFTLFTMTVAAAEVAVGIAILISLYRNRDTVNVDEMDTMKR, from the coding sequence ATGATCTTTGAAGTATCCCTTCCGCTCTACCTGCTGATTGCTCTCATCCTCTTCAGTATTGGGCTGTACGGGGCACTGACGAAACGAAATGCGATTGTCGTGCTGCTGTCCATAGAATTGATGCTAAATGCTGTGAACATTAATCTGGTCGCTTTTGCCAAGTACGGACTGTACGCGTCGATTACAGGGCAGATCTTTACCCTGTTTACGATGACTGTAGCGGCCGCTGAAGTAGCAGTGGGCATCGCCATTTTGATCTCGCTGTACCGCAACCGTGACACGGTGAACGTGGACGAGATGGACACGATGAAGCGCTAA
- the nuoI gene encoding NADH-quinone oxidoreductase subunit NuoI, whose amino-acid sequence MLGFAKGLGYTLKKLSEKKVTHSYPDVPYPMPPRFRGIQHFSPEKCIVCNQCARICPTQCIQLTGKPHPDPEKKGKIIDTYDINFEICILCDLCTEVCPTEAIVMTNNFELASYSRDELYKNLKWLDDNNTNVREEN is encoded by the coding sequence ATGTTAGGATTTGCCAAAGGACTGGGATATACGCTAAAGAAACTGTCGGAAAAAAAGGTGACACACTCCTATCCCGACGTTCCTTATCCGATGCCACCCAGGTTTCGTGGTATCCAACACTTTTCTCCGGAAAAATGTATTGTCTGTAATCAATGTGCGCGTATTTGTCCGACCCAATGCATTCAGCTGACGGGCAAACCGCACCCCGATCCGGAAAAGAAGGGTAAGATCATCGACACCTACGATATTAACTTTGAAATTTGCATTCTTTGCGACCTCTGTACGGAGGTTTGTCCGACAGAAGCGATTGTGATGACCAACAACTTCGAACTGGCCTCCTACAGTCGGGATGAGCTGTACAAAAATCTGAAGTGGCTAGACGATAACAATACCAACGTCAGGGAGGAAAACTAG
- a CDS encoding NADH-quinone oxidoreductase subunit J, which produces MSGTFLAFAVLSLLTIGGAVFMISFTRVVHMVISLGVTFLSIAGLFVLLEAEFVAISQVLVYSGAISILMLFGIMLTRHDAMDEGVSKANKGWLSFLIVAVFFVIIFWGIQNTPWVPAPDRSTAAQVDNATQLGTEIFTKFVIPFELTSVLLLVALVGAIILAKKEGENE; this is translated from the coding sequence GTGAGCGGAACGTTTCTCGCATTTGCCGTCCTTTCCTTGCTGACGATCGGGGGAGCTGTCTTTATGATCAGCTTCACCCGTGTGGTACATATGGTCATCTCGCTCGGTGTTACCTTTTTAAGCATCGCCGGTCTGTTTGTCCTGCTGGAAGCGGAGTTTGTGGCTATCTCGCAGGTGCTCGTATACTCCGGTGCGATCTCGATTCTCATGCTGTTCGGGATCATGCTGACTAGACACGATGCGATGGATGAAGGGGTATCCAAAGCAAACAAAGGCTGGCTTAGCTTTCTCATCGTGGCTGTTTTCTTCGTCATCATCTTTTGGGGCATTCAGAATACGCCGTGGGTTCCGGCGCCGGACCGTTCGACCGCTGCACAGGTCGACAACGCTACGCAGCTGGGTACGGAGATCTTCACCAAGTTTGTCATCCCGTTTGAGTTGACCTCGGTCTTGCTGCTGGTCGCATTAGTCGGTGCGATTATCCTGGCCAAAAAGGAGGGTGAGAACGAATGA